Proteins encoded together in one Rhizobacter sp. J219 window:
- a CDS encoding paraquat-inducible protein A has protein sequence MSEASSLQTGAQLRLYGCPTCGRVSQLLHPIADSTPLPCPRCATPLHHRRPRSLQRTWAYLIAATILYIPANLLPIMSTSNVFQGETLHTILGGIEELRTGGDWLLALIVFIASIAVPMLKIGALLVLVITAQRRSRWKQVERAQLYRMIDAVGHWSMLDVFVVVLLVGTIRFGPLGGVMPEPGLLAFGAVVVLTMLAAGSFDPRLIWPEEEAPQRHP, from the coding sequence ATGAGCGAGGCCTCGTCGTTGCAAACCGGAGCGCAGCTGAGGCTGTACGGCTGCCCAACCTGCGGCCGCGTCTCGCAGCTGCTGCACCCCATCGCCGACAGCACGCCGCTGCCATGCCCCCGCTGCGCCACGCCGCTGCACCACCGCCGCCCGCGCAGCCTGCAGCGCACCTGGGCCTACCTGATCGCGGCCACCATCCTCTACATCCCAGCCAACCTGCTGCCCATCATGTCGACGAGCAACGTCTTCCAGGGCGAGACGCTGCACACCATCCTCGGTGGCATCGAGGAGCTGCGCACCGGCGGCGATTGGCTGCTGGCGCTGATCGTCTTCATCGCGAGCATCGCGGTGCCCATGCTCAAGATCGGCGCGTTGCTCGTGCTCGTCATCACCGCGCAGCGGCGCTCGCGCTGGAAGCAGGTCGAGCGTGCGCAGCTCTACCGCATGATCGATGCAGTGGGGCACTGGTCGATGCTCGACGTCTTCGTCGTCGTGCTGCTGGTCGGCACCATCCGCTTCGGCCCGCTCGGCGGCGTGATGCCCGAGCCGGGCTTGCTGGCCTTTGGTGCGGTGGTGGTGCTCACGATGCTCGCCGCCGGCAGTTTCGACCCCCGATTGATCTGGCCCGAAGAAGAAGCCCCCCAACGCCACCCATGA
- a CDS encoding ATPase, T2SS/T4P/T4SS family yields the protein MSDLSDFVNMDFATDASAPVSLPPRMAAPEPVEKARHAAFLWPTPPFAAYPAADEQHQAQGCEFVGTNGKAVAGRLIFFVPDDQVAHVQVPPARTTMPLRFHQFRSLRVMEPLKPITTALLTHEKHAAMLEQRPRSSYKVLLADGASVEGTTIGHVESEHGLFLFPPVDDKGSVQRLFIPKAGYTGYEIGPRIGDVLVEAKAATPQQVEQAADRQQQMRHQKLGDILLERQVVTPQQLMAAIEKQAKMPMVKIGEALTSLGMVSQAQLDDALAQQQQDRSVPLGELLVKLGIVSREDLQTALARKMGYPLVNLDAFPFEEDALRKLPFSVAMRLQVMPLMLREGRLVIALDDPVRRRAIVDEIEFITQTKCVAVLAQCARLDDVLNTAYEKIGAAIPLRFASIDSADPIPFDLQGTDKLVETLEREDLEALAPTDDRQIEQSDNSLVKLINNMIIEAHQDGVSDIHVESYPGRDKIKIRFRKDGLLRTHLELPPNYRNAVIARIKIMCDLDISEKRKPQDGKINFAKFSAQHKIELRVATIPTNNGLEDVVMRILASAKPIPLDNLGLAPWNLQQLKDVMERPYGMVLCVGPTGSGKTTTLHSALSHINVPERKIWTAEDPVEITQPGLRQVQVNPKIDWTFAKALRAFLRADPDVIMVGEMRDEETAQMAIEASLTGHLVLSTLHTNSAPETVTRLLDMGLDPFNFADSLLGVLAQRLVRKLCNHCRVSRPLGDNEVNELLDDYLHVCPPDHDTLNRKSLLADWTARFGRNGQLVHFHSPGCEHCGHTGYKGRAGLHELMVVSRELRRLVQTGSRAEELQRTAMLEGMRTLRQDGIEKVLQGVTSLAEVRATSNA from the coding sequence ATGTCCGACCTCTCCGACTTCGTCAACATGGACTTCGCCACCGACGCCAGCGCGCCCGTCTCGCTGCCGCCGCGCATGGCAGCGCCGGAGCCGGTCGAGAAAGCCCGCCATGCCGCCTTCCTGTGGCCCACACCGCCCTTCGCCGCCTACCCCGCTGCCGACGAGCAGCACCAGGCGCAGGGCTGTGAGTTCGTCGGCACCAACGGCAAGGCGGTGGCCGGCCGGCTGATCTTCTTCGTGCCCGACGACCAGGTCGCGCATGTGCAGGTGCCGCCCGCGCGCACGACGATGCCGCTGCGCTTCCACCAGTTCCGCTCGCTGCGCGTGATGGAGCCGCTCAAGCCCATCACGACCGCCCTGCTCACGCACGAGAAACACGCGGCCATGCTGGAGCAGCGCCCGCGCAGCAGCTACAAGGTGCTGCTGGCCGATGGCGCTTCGGTCGAAGGCACGACCATCGGCCATGTGGAGAGCGAGCACGGCCTCTTCCTCTTCCCGCCGGTCGACGACAAGGGCTCGGTGCAGCGCCTCTTCATCCCCAAGGCCGGCTACACCGGCTACGAGATCGGCCCGCGCATCGGCGATGTGCTGGTCGAAGCGAAGGCCGCCACGCCACAGCAGGTCGAGCAGGCGGCCGACCGGCAGCAGCAGATGCGCCACCAGAAGCTCGGCGACATCCTCCTGGAGCGTCAGGTGGTCACGCCGCAGCAGCTGATGGCCGCGATCGAGAAGCAGGCCAAGATGCCGATGGTCAAGATCGGCGAGGCCCTCACCTCGCTCGGCATGGTCTCGCAGGCGCAGCTCGACGACGCGCTCGCGCAGCAGCAGCAAGACCGCAGCGTGCCGCTCGGCGAGCTGCTGGTGAAGCTGGGCATCGTCTCGCGCGAAGACCTGCAGACGGCGCTCGCCCGCAAGATGGGCTACCCGCTCGTGAACCTCGACGCCTTCCCCTTCGAGGAAGACGCACTGCGCAAGCTCCCCTTCTCGGTGGCGATGCGCCTGCAGGTCATGCCGCTGATGCTGCGCGAAGGCCGCCTGGTCATCGCGCTCGACGACCCGGTGCGCCGTCGCGCCATCGTCGACGAGATCGAATTCATCACGCAGACGAAGTGCGTGGCGGTGCTCGCGCAATGCGCGCGCCTGGACGACGTGCTCAACACCGCCTACGAGAAGATCGGCGCGGCCATCCCGCTGCGCTTTGCAAGCATCGACTCGGCCGACCCCATTCCCTTCGACCTGCAGGGCACCGACAAGCTCGTCGAAACGCTGGAGCGCGAAGACCTCGAAGCGCTCGCCCCCACCGACGACCGCCAGATCGAGCAGAGCGACAACTCGCTCGTCAAGCTCATCAACAACATGATCATCGAGGCGCACCAGGATGGCGTCTCCGACATCCACGTCGAGAGCTACCCCGGCCGCGACAAGATCAAGATCCGCTTCCGGAAAGACGGCCTGCTACGCACGCACCTGGAGCTGCCGCCCAACTACCGCAACGCGGTGATCGCGCGCATCAAGATCATGTGCGACCTCGACATCTCCGAGAAGCGCAAGCCGCAGGACGGCAAGATCAACTTCGCGAAGTTCAGCGCGCAGCACAAGATCGAGCTGCGCGTGGCCACCATCCCCACCAACAACGGCCTGGAAGACGTGGTGATGCGCATCCTGGCCTCGGCCAAGCCCATCCCGCTCGACAACCTGGGCCTCGCGCCCTGGAACCTGCAGCAGCTGAAAGACGTGATGGAGCGCCCCTACGGCATGGTGCTGTGCGTGGGCCCCACCGGCTCGGGCAAGACGACCACGCTGCACTCGGCGCTCAGCCACATCAACGTGCCCGAGCGCAAGATCTGGACCGCCGAGGACCCGGTCGAAATCACCCAGCCCGGCCTGCGCCAGGTGCAGGTGAACCCGAAGATCGACTGGACGTTTGCCAAGGCCCTGCGCGCCTTCCTGCGTGCCGACCCCGACGTGATCATGGTCGGCGAAATGCGCGACGAAGAGACGGCGCAGATGGCCATCGAGGCCTCGCTCACCGGCCACCTGGTGCTGAGCACGCTGCACACCAACAGCGCCCCCGAGACCGTGACACGGCTTCTGGACATGGGCCTCGACCCGTTCAACTTCGCCGACTCGCTGCTCGGCGTGCTGGCCCAGCGCCTGGTGCGCAAGCTCTGCAACCACTGCCGCGTCTCGCGCCCGCTGGGCGACAACGAGGTGAACGAGCTGCTCGACGACTACCTGCACGTCTGCCCGCCCGACCACGACACGCTCAACCGCAAGTCGCTCCTGGCCGACTGGACCGCGCGTTTCGGCCGCAACGGTCAGCTGGTGCACTTTCACAGCCCAGGCTGCGAACACTGCGGCCACACCGGCTACAAGGGCCGCGCCGGCCTGCACGAGTTGATGGTCGTCTCGCGCGAGCTGCGCCGCCTGGTGCAGACCGGCTCGCGCGCCGAGGAGCTGCAACGCACCGCGATGCTGGAGGGCATGCGCACGCTGCGCCAAGACGGCATCGAGAAGGTGCTGCAAGGCGTGACCAGCCTGGCCGAAGTGCGCGCGACCAGCAACGCCTAG
- a CDS encoding ABC transporter permease, producing MNTQAEIKRRRVAYMVLAVGSPLALLTLWVAATQLGWIRSVLLPGPAAVLATLQEMALQGYSGVGLLTHVGASLARVGIAFVAGSLLGIAIGMLRGRVPAVDAVWLVPSELLRPIPPLGLIPLFILWFGIGEMSKILLIFVAVFLIMMINAQAGASSCAQDVLRAAHTLGASRLQVFRHVVLPSALPQIVTGLRVALGTALSILVASELLGGDRGLGFIVLDASNFFRTTHVFAGIAIIGFIGLLSDRVLAAVGKKLVHWEGRR from the coding sequence ATGAACACCCAGGCTGAGATCAAGCGGCGGCGTGTCGCGTACATGGTGCTGGCGGTGGGTTCGCCGCTGGCGCTGCTGACGCTGTGGGTGGCCGCCACGCAGCTGGGGTGGATCCGCAGCGTTCTGCTGCCGGGGCCGGCGGCGGTGCTGGCCACGCTGCAGGAGATGGCCCTCCAAGGCTACTCGGGCGTGGGGCTGCTCACGCACGTGGGCGCGAGCCTCGCACGGGTGGGCATCGCGTTCGTGGCGGGCTCGCTGCTGGGCATCGCCATCGGCATGCTGCGTGGCCGCGTGCCGGCGGTCGATGCCGTCTGGCTGGTGCCCTCCGAGCTGCTGCGGCCGATCCCTCCGCTCGGCCTCATTCCGCTGTTCATCCTCTGGTTCGGCATCGGCGAGATGTCGAAGATCCTGCTGATCTTCGTGGCGGTCTTTCTCATCATGATGATCAACGCACAGGCCGGCGCCAGCAGCTGCGCGCAGGACGTGCTGCGTGCCGCGCACACGCTGGGCGCCTCGCGGCTGCAGGTGTTTCGCCATGTGGTGCTGCCCTCGGCGCTGCCGCAGATCGTGACCGGCCTGCGCGTGGCGCTGGGCACGGCGCTGTCGATCCTCGTGGCCTCGGAGCTGCTCGGCGGCGACCGCGGGCTCGGCTTCATCGTGCTCGACGCGAGCAATTTCTTCCGCACCACGCATGTTTTCGCGGGCATTGCGATCATCGGGTTCATCGGCCTCCTGAGCGATCGTGTGCTCGCGGCCGTGGGCAAAAAACTGGTTCACTGGGAGGGCAGGCGCTGA
- a CDS encoding M20 family metallopeptidase, translated as MNTLTPLQRRIVDSIHHDQWLALTRELVTTGQPDSENPLDPDMPSGSEEKIALCVADKLRALGLSVSLHAKVPGRPNVIGTWEGDAPGPVVILNDHLDVYPAGDPAGWTATGGNPYAPTVDGERLYARGTSDTRGNLACTLLAVKALKDAGVALHGTLKCIYTVDEEKHGPNGAIYLLDELGVRGDYEITAEPSGWTRGPDDWGVGVAVAHAGNCLLEIRIEGTKSHLWRPDTGVNAISKMAAVVAALERLTLTHTAPGLYGGTPPMLCFTRVRAGEPREMQFTPASCTAIAAAVGLVPGMSIASILGDVQAETRPPGRGRPHAQGERAPGAGLALRAGHRGVAA; from the coding sequence ATGAACACACTCACACCCTTGCAGCGGCGCATCGTCGACAGCATCCACCATGACCAGTGGCTCGCCCTCACGCGCGAGCTGGTCACCACGGGACAGCCCGATTCCGAGAACCCGCTCGACCCCGACATGCCCTCGGGCTCGGAGGAGAAGATCGCCCTGTGCGTGGCCGACAAGCTGCGCGCGCTCGGCCTGTCGGTCTCGCTGCATGCCAAGGTGCCGGGCCGCCCCAACGTCATCGGCACCTGGGAGGGCGACGCACCGGGGCCGGTCGTCATCCTCAACGATCACCTCGACGTGTACCCCGCCGGTGACCCGGCGGGCTGGACGGCCACCGGCGGCAACCCCTACGCGCCCACCGTCGATGGCGAGCGCCTTTATGCCCGCGGCACCTCCGACACGCGCGGCAACCTCGCCTGCACGCTGCTCGCCGTCAAGGCCCTGAAGGACGCGGGCGTCGCGCTGCACGGCACGCTCAAGTGCATCTACACCGTGGACGAGGAGAAGCACGGCCCCAACGGCGCCATCTACCTGCTCGACGAACTGGGCGTGCGCGGCGACTACGAGATCACCGCCGAGCCGAGCGGCTGGACACGCGGGCCCGACGACTGGGGTGTGGGCGTGGCGGTGGCCCATGCGGGCAACTGCCTGCTCGAGATCCGCATCGAGGGGACCAAGTCGCACCTCTGGCGGCCCGACACCGGCGTCAATGCCATCAGCAAGATGGCGGCTGTGGTGGCCGCGCTCGAACGCCTCACGCTCACCCACACTGCGCCGGGCCTCTACGGAGGCACGCCACCGATGCTGTGCTTCACCCGGGTTCGTGCAGGCGAGCCGCGCGAGATGCAGTTCACGCCGGCCTCGTGCACTGCCATCGCCGCGGCCGTGGGCCTGGTGCCCGGCATGAGCATCGCGTCCATCCTGGGCGACGTGCAGGCCGAGACTCGACCGCCTGGCCGAGGCCGACCCCACGCTCAAGGCGAGCGTGCGCCAGGTGCCGGGCTCGCTCTTCGTGCCGGCCACCGAGGAGTTGCCGCATGA
- a CDS encoding paraquat-inducible protein A: protein MTDPVPSAHAHAPFAPAAARATVTAAALAARHDLVVCNECDAVHERITLARGTVARCRRCNALLGRGHVIGTEKLLAFAIASLLLIIIGNSAPIVTLDFQGVVSQATLPQAIEATWNAGQPFVAVLTAATALVFPLVFTILRLYLLGSLVRGIVPRGFVPAMHMLAFVTRWGMAEVFMLGTLVAVVRCASLTSATPGIGLFAYGAVTLLITAITAAGTHNLWKRSSEIGGNA, encoded by the coding sequence ATGACCGACCCCGTGCCGAGCGCCCACGCCCACGCGCCCTTCGCGCCGGCGGCCGCTCGCGCCACCGTCACCGCGGCGGCCCTCGCCGCGCGGCACGACCTGGTGGTCTGCAACGAATGCGATGCGGTGCACGAGCGCATCACCCTCGCCCGCGGCACGGTGGCGCGCTGCCGCCGCTGCAACGCCCTGCTGGGCCGCGGCCATGTGATCGGCACCGAGAAGCTGCTGGCGTTCGCCATCGCCTCGCTGCTGCTCATCATCATCGGCAACAGCGCGCCCATCGTCACGCTTGACTTCCAGGGCGTGGTCAGCCAGGCCACCTTGCCGCAGGCGATCGAAGCGACATGGAACGCAGGCCAGCCCTTCGTGGCGGTGCTCACCGCCGCCACCGCGCTCGTGTTCCCACTCGTCTTCACCATCCTGCGGCTCTACCTGCTGGGCTCGCTGGTGCGTGGCATCGTGCCGCGCGGCTTCGTGCCGGCGATGCACATGCTGGCCTTCGTCACGCGCTGGGGCATGGCCGAGGTGTTCATGCTGGGCACGCTGGTTGCCGTGGTGCGCTGCGCATCGCTCACCAGCGCCACGCCGGGCATCGGGCTCTTCGCCTACGGCGCGGTCACGCTGCTGATCACCGCCATCACCGCGGCCGGCACACACAACCTGTGGAAGCGCAGCAGCGAGATCGGGGGCAACGCATGA
- a CDS encoding GntR family transcriptional regulator — protein MRESLRAGILEGRYPAEEQLPTEHDLTALYDVSRITVRRALHDLENEGLVQRLQGRGTFVRRPQVTQDLARLQSFGEAMRPLGHETSSRVLSVREVKPPQAVAQRLGLTMRTKVSEIRRVRHLNGAPVSLDVSYFATTLGRRLAKEDLASRDIFLILEHDYGLPLGHADLIIGSRLADEALATILGVPPGAAVLHVDRLTTDTEGRPLACEHLFNNGEAYQYHLQVARDVPKAPAAARKRGVSR, from the coding sequence GTGCGTGAGTCGCTGCGGGCCGGCATCCTCGAAGGGCGCTACCCCGCCGAAGAGCAGCTCCCCACCGAGCACGACCTGACGGCCTTGTACGACGTGAGCCGCATCACGGTGCGCCGCGCTCTGCACGACCTGGAAAACGAAGGCCTGGTGCAGCGCCTGCAAGGCCGCGGCACCTTCGTGCGGCGGCCGCAGGTCACGCAGGACCTGGCGCGCCTGCAGAGCTTCGGCGAGGCCATGCGGCCGCTGGGCCACGAGACGTCCAGCCGGGTGCTCAGCGTGCGCGAGGTGAAACCGCCGCAAGCCGTCGCACAGCGACTGGGACTCACGATGCGCACCAAGGTGTCGGAGATCCGCCGCGTGCGCCATCTCAACGGAGCGCCGGTGTCGCTCGACGTGAGCTACTTCGCCACCACGCTCGGCCGTCGTCTGGCGAAGGAAGACCTCGCCTCGCGCGACATCTTCCTGATCCTGGAGCACGACTACGGGCTGCCACTCGGACACGCCGACCTGATCATCGGCTCGCGCCTGGCCGACGAGGCGCTGGCCACCATCCTCGGCGTGCCGCCCGGTGCAGCCGTCCTGCATGTTGACCGCCTCACGACCGACACCGAAGGCAGGCCCCTGGCCTGCGAGCACCTGTTCAACAACGGCGAGGCCTACCAGTACCACCTGCAGGTGGCGCGCGATGTGCCCAAGGCACCGGCGGCCGCCCGCAAACGAGGAGTTTCCAGATGA
- a CDS encoding GAF domain-containing protein — MDRHAAATLAPGARTFELAHGPDHVHAIQQSHARCRALGLTEDAVPELNPLTAYGARVMREPHQRLLEHATPVMEMLFEQIVSTKSIVALTDTEGSILQAVGDDGFLERLQQIALAPGVNWSEASKGTNAVGTALFTEAPTLVHGNEHFLAANRFLTCSASPIFDHSGQMIGVLDVSGHHSSYHPHTLAMVTMSARMIENQWFGDKFRHGLRLHFHPQPRMLGTMREAMIALAPDGSILGANRAALEHLKLNMPALRRLGLEAVFGTRVAAIADHCRQRADEPMPLMVQHGDMAGTPVYARALFNWPTLWPSVSLATGVAVPREPAAVEPVSPMPEARVVTAEPVSSPAPHPTPTTLHAQEMAAIRQAVDAAGGNISRAARQLGVARNTIYRKLRAAAAETAG; from the coding sequence ATGGACCGTCACGCCGCGGCAACGCTTGCGCCAGGTGCAAGAACCTTCGAGCTCGCCCACGGGCCCGATCACGTCCACGCCATCCAGCAGTCGCATGCGCGCTGCCGGGCCCTCGGGCTGACCGAGGACGCCGTGCCCGAGCTGAACCCGCTCACGGCCTACGGCGCCCGCGTGATGCGCGAGCCCCACCAGCGCCTGCTCGAACACGCCACGCCGGTGATGGAGATGCTCTTCGAGCAGATCGTCTCCACCAAGAGCATCGTCGCGCTGACCGACACCGAAGGGAGCATCCTGCAGGCCGTCGGCGACGACGGCTTCCTGGAGCGCCTGCAGCAGATCGCGCTCGCGCCGGGCGTGAACTGGTCGGAAGCCTCGAAGGGCACCAACGCAGTGGGCACCGCGCTCTTTACCGAAGCGCCGACGCTCGTGCACGGCAACGAACACTTCCTCGCGGCGAATCGTTTTCTCACCTGCTCGGCCTCGCCCATCTTCGACCACAGCGGCCAGATGATCGGCGTGCTGGACGTGAGCGGCCATCATTCGTCGTACCACCCGCACACGCTGGCGATGGTGACGATGTCGGCGCGCATGATCGAGAACCAGTGGTTCGGCGACAAGTTCCGCCACGGCCTGCGGCTGCATTTCCATCCGCAGCCGCGCATGCTCGGCACCATGCGCGAGGCGATGATCGCGCTGGCCCCCGACGGCAGCATCCTCGGCGCCAACCGCGCGGCGCTCGAGCACCTGAAGCTCAACATGCCGGCGCTACGCCGGCTGGGGCTGGAAGCCGTCTTCGGCACGCGTGTGGCGGCCATCGCCGACCACTGCCGCCAACGGGCCGACGAGCCCATGCCGCTGATGGTGCAGCACGGCGACATGGCCGGCACCCCGGTCTATGCCCGCGCGCTTTTCAACTGGCCCACGCTGTGGCCGAGCGTGTCGCTCGCGACCGGCGTGGCGGTGCCGCGCGAGCCGGCGGCTGTCGAGCCGGTCAGCCCCATGCCCGAGGCGCGGGTCGTGACCGCAGAGCCGGTGTCCAGCCCTGCCCCGCACCCCACCCCGACCACGCTGCACGCGCAGGAAATGGCCGCCATCCGCCAGGCGGTCGATGCGGCCGGCGGCAACATCTCGCGTGCCGCGCGGCAACTGGGTGTGGCCCGCAACACCATCTATCGCAAGCTGCGCGCCGCAGCCGCAGAGACCGCGGGGTGA
- a CDS encoding ABC transporter ATP-binding protein produces the protein MDMPLATLLKRAPDATEPPREVLRFEQVGLSYDERPVLRDLSFSVRAGETVALLGPSGCGKTSLLNIVAGFLRPTSGVALCNQREIAGPGPDRGVVFQSYALFDWMTVEDNIAFSLRCAGRPRDEQREVAQRMAKLVGLGGFEKSYPYQLSGGMRQRCGLARVLAAGPSVMLMDEPFAAVDVQTRETLQEEILRIQASTGCTILFVTHSIDEAVFLGSRILLMLKDRLGAFEEFPVDLPLPREQAENRLHPEFLAVRERVYRAMRQAPREEGIT, from the coding sequence ATGGACATGCCGCTTGCGACCCTGCTGAAGAGAGCGCCCGACGCCACCGAGCCGCCACGCGAGGTGCTGCGCTTCGAGCAGGTGGGCCTCAGCTACGACGAGCGCCCCGTGCTGCGCGACCTGAGCTTCAGCGTGCGGGCCGGCGAGACGGTGGCCCTGCTCGGCCCGTCGGGCTGCGGCAAGACCTCGCTGCTCAACATCGTGGCGGGCTTCCTGCGGCCCACGAGCGGCGTCGCCCTGTGCAACCAGCGTGAGATCGCGGGGCCGGGCCCCGACCGCGGCGTGGTGTTCCAGTCGTATGCGCTCTTCGACTGGATGACCGTCGAAGACAACATCGCCTTCAGCCTGCGCTGCGCCGGCCGCCCGCGCGACGAGCAGCGCGAAGTGGCGCAGCGCATGGCCAAGCTCGTCGGGCTGGGTGGCTTCGAGAAGTCGTACCCGTACCAGCTCTCGGGCGGCATGCGCCAGCGCTGCGGCCTTGCGCGGGTGCTGGCCGCCGGCCCCAGCGTGATGCTGATGGACGAACCCTTCGCCGCCGTCGACGTGCAGACGCGCGAGACCCTGCAGGAGGAAATCCTGCGCATCCAGGCATCCACCGGCTGCACCATCCTCTTCGTCACCCACAGCATCGACGAGGCGGTGTTCCTGGGCAGCCGCATCCTGCTGATGCTGAAAGACCGGCTCGGCGCATTCGAGGAATTTCCGGTGGACCTGCCGTTGCCGCGCGAGCAGGCCGAGAACCGCCTGCACCCGGAATTCCTCGCGGTGCGCGAGCGGGTCTACCGCGCCATGCGCCAGGCGCCGCGCGAGGAGGGAATCACATGA
- a CDS encoding NrtA/SsuA/CpmA family ABC transporter substrate-binding protein, translating into MLRFLSALLLTLATSIHAQTLPLRVGFQTGDINTLLMYAAQTGQFAKNGVEVKLTPFPAGPAMLPALAAGEIDFAWMGEFPAVTGYSNGMPIEILMMERLDFTNVRLVVNPAAGIKTVADLKGKKVAVSVGSTSHNHLLRALSQAGLKQEDVTIVNLSPANMPPAYVAGQVDAALTWEPNVGLMEKAGARPIATTSSLGMITGGIWVARKAFTKDNPAAVQGFLKTWRAAQKTYAANPAEVRQYEAKRVGQTAQEFDALIARQTASHPSFEQLLTADFMGPPGKELDSRLMKHLQGIGAFLVSEKRISAAPADWAPIFNTRPIQEFLRAEKP; encoded by the coding sequence ATGCTTCGCTTTCTTTCCGCTTTGCTGTTGACCCTGGCCACCAGCATCCACGCCCAGACCCTGCCGTTGCGGGTGGGTTTCCAGACGGGAGACATCAACACGCTGCTGATGTATGCCGCGCAGACGGGCCAGTTCGCCAAGAACGGAGTCGAGGTCAAGCTCACGCCGTTTCCCGCTGGCCCGGCGATGCTCCCCGCGCTGGCCGCCGGCGAGATCGATTTCGCCTGGATGGGCGAATTCCCCGCCGTCACCGGTTATTCCAACGGCATGCCGATCGAGATCCTGATGATGGAGCGGCTCGACTTCACCAACGTGCGGCTGGTGGTGAACCCGGCGGCCGGCATCAAGACGGTGGCCGACCTGAAGGGCAAGAAGGTCGCGGTGTCGGTGGGCTCCACGAGCCACAACCACCTCTTGCGTGCGCTCTCTCAGGCAGGCCTCAAGCAGGAAGACGTGACCATCGTGAACCTGTCGCCCGCCAACATGCCGCCGGCCTACGTGGCTGGGCAGGTGGATGCGGCACTCACGTGGGAGCCCAACGTGGGGCTGATGGAAAAGGCCGGTGCCCGCCCCATCGCCACCACGAGCAGCCTCGGCATGATCACCGGCGGCATCTGGGTGGCGCGCAAGGCCTTCACGAAAGACAACCCGGCCGCGGTGCAAGGCTTCCTGAAGACCTGGCGCGCCGCACAGAAGACCTATGCCGCCAACCCGGCCGAGGTGCGGCAGTACGAAGCCAAGCGCGTGGGGCAGACGGCGCAGGAGTTCGATGCGCTCATCGCACGCCAGACGGCGAGCCACCCGAGTTTCGAGCAGCTGCTCACCGCCGATTTCATGGGCCCGCCCGGCAAGGAACTCGACTCGCGGCTGATGAAGCACCTGCAGGGCATCGGTGCGTTCCTCGTGTCCGAGAAGCGCATCAGCGCCGCCCCGGCCGACTGGGCACCGATCTTCAACACGCGTCCGATCCAGGAGTTCCTGCGCGCCGAGAAGCCCTGA